A genome region from Gadus chalcogrammus isolate NIFS_2021 chromosome 5, NIFS_Gcha_1.0, whole genome shotgun sequence includes the following:
- the fgfr3 gene encoding fibroblast growth factor receptor 3 isoform X2 has protein sequence MLSGSKCSPKVTTKTAGINTTDRELEVLVLLNVSLEDAGEYTCLAGNSIGFTYHSAWLTVLSDLEQDKEDDYADILIWVTGCVLFILTIVIIVLCRMRMTTQKTLPSPHVHKLSKFPLKKQVSLDSNSSMNSNTPLVRIARLSSSDGPMLANVLELELPSDPKWEFSRTRLTLGKPLGEGCFGQVVMAEAIGVDKDKPNKPLTVAVKMLKDDATDKDLSDLVSEMEMMKMIGKHKNIINLLGACTQDGPLYVLVEYASKGNLREYLRARRPPGTDYSFTTCKIPEEQLTFKHLVSSAYQVARGMEYLASQKCIHRDLAARNVLVTDDNVMKIADFGLARDVHNIDYYKKTTNGRLPVKWMAPEALFDRVYTHQSDVWSYGVLLWEIFTLGGSPYPGIPVEELFKLLKEGHRMDKPANCTHELYMIMRECWHAVPSQRPTFRQLVEDHDRVLSMTSTDEYLDLSVSFEQYSPTGRDSDSACSSGDDSVFAHDPPPQEPCPPASPPSNAVIRT, from the exons ATGCTTTCTGGCTCAAAGTGTTCCCCAAAGGTGACCACCAAG ACCGCTGGTATTAACACCACTGACAGGGAGCTGGAGGTTCTGGTGCTGCTCAACGTCTCCCTGGAGGACGCCGGGGAGTACACGTGTCTGGCTGGGAACTCTATCGGTTTTACTTACCACTCCGCTTGGCTCACGGTTCTCTCAG ACCTGGAGCAGGACAAGGAGGACGACTACGCCGACATTCTCATCTGGGTGACGGGCTGCGTGCTCTTCATCCtcaccatcgtcatcatcgtcttGTGCCGCATGAGGATGACCACACAGAAGACCCTTCCCTCGCCCCACGTGCACAAACTCTCCAAATTCCCCCTCAAGAAACAG GTATCCTTGGATTCCAACTCCTCCATGAACTCCAACACGCCATTGGTCAGGATCGCCCGCCTATCATCCAGCGACGGACCAATGCTGGCCAACgtgctggagctggagctgcccTCGGACCCCAAGTGGGAGTTCTCCCGAACCCG GCTGACCCTGGGGAAGCCTCTGGGCGAAGGCTGCTTTGGTCAGGTGGTGATGGCCGAGGCCATCGGAGTGGACAAGGACAAACCCAACAAACCTCTGACCGTGGCCGTCAAAATGCTGAAAG ACGATGCTACCGATAAGGATCTGTCTGACCTGGTGTCGGAGAtggagatgatgaagatgatcgGCAAACACAAGAACATCATCAACCTGCTGGGAGCCTGCACTCAGGACG GTCCTCTCTACGTCCTGGTGGAGTACGCGTCCAAGGGGAACCTCCGGGAGTACTTGCGGGCCCGGCGCCCCCCCGGCACAGACTACTCCTTCACCACCTGCAAGATCCCCGAGGAGCAGCTCACCTTCAAGCACCTGGTGTCCTCTGCCTACCAGGTGGCCCGCGGCATGGAGTACCTGGCCTCGCAGAAG tGTATCCACAGAGACCTGGCCGCCCGGAACGTTCTGGTTACCGATGACAATGTGATGAAGATCGCAGACTTCGGCCTCGCCAGAGACGTGCACAACATAGACTACTACAAGAAGACCACCAAC GGCCGTCTGCCGGTGAAGTGGATGGCTCCGGAGGCGCTGTTCGACCGGGTCTACACGCACCAGAGCGACGT gtGGTCGTACGGCGTGCTGCTGTGGGAGATATTCACGCTGGGGGGGTCTCCGTACCCGGGGAtcccggtggaggagctcttCAAGCTGCTGAAGGAGGGCCATCGCATGGACAAACCGGCCAACTGCACCCATGAACT GTACATGATCATGAGGGAGTGCTGGCATGCGGTTCCATCCCAGAGACCGACGTTCAGACAACTGGTTGAGGACCATGACCGAGTCCTGTCCATGACGTCCACCGAC gagTACCTGGACCTATCGGTGAGCTTCGAGCAGTACTCGCCGACGGGGCGCGACAGCGACAGCGCCTGCTCCTCCGGAGACGACTCGGTGTTCGCCCACGACCCCCCGCCTCAAGAGCCCTGCCCCCCCGCCTCACCGCCTAGCAACGCTGTCATCAGGACTTAA
- the fgfr3 gene encoding fibroblast growth factor receptor 3 isoform X1, producing the protein MLSGSKCSPKVTTKTAGINTTDRELEVLVLLNVSLEDAGEYTCLAGNSIGFTYHSAWLTVLSDLEQDKEDDYADILIWVTGCVLFILTIVIIVLCRMRMTTQKTLPSPHVHKLSKFPLKKQQVSLDSNSSMNSNTPLVRIARLSSSDGPMLANVLELELPSDPKWEFSRTRLTLGKPLGEGCFGQVVMAEAIGVDKDKPNKPLTVAVKMLKDDATDKDLSDLVSEMEMMKMIGKHKNIINLLGACTQDGPLYVLVEYASKGNLREYLRARRPPGTDYSFTTCKIPEEQLTFKHLVSSAYQVARGMEYLASQKCIHRDLAARNVLVTDDNVMKIADFGLARDVHNIDYYKKTTNGRLPVKWMAPEALFDRVYTHQSDVWSYGVLLWEIFTLGGSPYPGIPVEELFKLLKEGHRMDKPANCTHELYMIMRECWHAVPSQRPTFRQLVEDHDRVLSMTSTDEYLDLSVSFEQYSPTGRDSDSACSSGDDSVFAHDPPPQEPCPPASPPSNAVIRT; encoded by the exons ATGCTTTCTGGCTCAAAGTGTTCCCCAAAGGTGACCACCAAG ACCGCTGGTATTAACACCACTGACAGGGAGCTGGAGGTTCTGGTGCTGCTCAACGTCTCCCTGGAGGACGCCGGGGAGTACACGTGTCTGGCTGGGAACTCTATCGGTTTTACTTACCACTCCGCTTGGCTCACGGTTCTCTCAG ACCTGGAGCAGGACAAGGAGGACGACTACGCCGACATTCTCATCTGGGTGACGGGCTGCGTGCTCTTCATCCtcaccatcgtcatcatcgtcttGTGCCGCATGAGGATGACCACACAGAAGACCCTTCCCTCGCCCCACGTGCACAAACTCTCCAAATTCCCCCTCAAGAAACAG CAGGTATCCTTGGATTCCAACTCCTCCATGAACTCCAACACGCCATTGGTCAGGATCGCCCGCCTATCATCCAGCGACGGACCAATGCTGGCCAACgtgctggagctggagctgcccTCGGACCCCAAGTGGGAGTTCTCCCGAACCCG GCTGACCCTGGGGAAGCCTCTGGGCGAAGGCTGCTTTGGTCAGGTGGTGATGGCCGAGGCCATCGGAGTGGACAAGGACAAACCCAACAAACCTCTGACCGTGGCCGTCAAAATGCTGAAAG ACGATGCTACCGATAAGGATCTGTCTGACCTGGTGTCGGAGAtggagatgatgaagatgatcgGCAAACACAAGAACATCATCAACCTGCTGGGAGCCTGCACTCAGGACG GTCCTCTCTACGTCCTGGTGGAGTACGCGTCCAAGGGGAACCTCCGGGAGTACTTGCGGGCCCGGCGCCCCCCCGGCACAGACTACTCCTTCACCACCTGCAAGATCCCCGAGGAGCAGCTCACCTTCAAGCACCTGGTGTCCTCTGCCTACCAGGTGGCCCGCGGCATGGAGTACCTGGCCTCGCAGAAG tGTATCCACAGAGACCTGGCCGCCCGGAACGTTCTGGTTACCGATGACAATGTGATGAAGATCGCAGACTTCGGCCTCGCCAGAGACGTGCACAACATAGACTACTACAAGAAGACCACCAAC GGCCGTCTGCCGGTGAAGTGGATGGCTCCGGAGGCGCTGTTCGACCGGGTCTACACGCACCAGAGCGACGT gtGGTCGTACGGCGTGCTGCTGTGGGAGATATTCACGCTGGGGGGGTCTCCGTACCCGGGGAtcccggtggaggagctcttCAAGCTGCTGAAGGAGGGCCATCGCATGGACAAACCGGCCAACTGCACCCATGAACT GTACATGATCATGAGGGAGTGCTGGCATGCGGTTCCATCCCAGAGACCGACGTTCAGACAACTGGTTGAGGACCATGACCGAGTCCTGTCCATGACGTCCACCGAC gagTACCTGGACCTATCGGTGAGCTTCGAGCAGTACTCGCCGACGGGGCGCGACAGCGACAGCGCCTGCTCCTCCGGAGACGACTCGGTGTTCGCCCACGACCCCCCGCCTCAAGAGCCCTGCCCCCCCGCCTCACCGCCTAGCAACGCTGTCATCAGGACTTAA